Proteins co-encoded in one Synechococcus elongatus PCC 6301 genomic window:
- a CDS encoding LysM peptidoglycan-binding domain-containing M23 family metallopeptidase: MPEIAHQGCAVSEPETAEEPLATATSGSWSGSGRKRTLAMMGLALTVAGTDSLLLRQATAVAATNGVMPQLFDNEAEAPARTLSSQEIHRVQPGETLWSIARAHGLTVAQLLTYNQLTEGTTLRVDQVLNLQPKAVEPAPIATAAPLVQDPVQQHLLALAGDSRLPSPAAERSVEPISSVPPQATPTLPRPVTAEAPVIQPRSLAPAAVAIRPLSPATELSPEPQAYTVQPGDSLSRIATRFGLDLQDLLQVNRLSNPNLIFVGQRLTIPPAGQARLAPVATLPPLLRQQVTEDTSSRIAANLGSGLNAELTIESLSSPPPSNLKSLDITAQTSFSGPSLSSSRSLTPALPSATPFKPQQPEPDKVAVAPLGSENYEPLLASLLKTAVAPELPSLNSDELLPGGGDRFAGYIWPARGILSSGYGWRWGRMHRGIDIAGPVGTPILAAAPGVVVTAGWNSGGYGNLVEIQHPNGSLTLYAHNNRILVRPGERVQQGQIVAEMGSTGRSTGPHLHFEVHPRGNGAVNPIAYLPSR; the protein is encoded by the coding sequence ATGCCAGAGATTGCGCATCAAGGGTGTGCGGTTTCAGAACCGGAGACTGCTGAAGAGCCTCTTGCCACGGCCACCAGCGGATCTTGGAGCGGCAGTGGGCGCAAAAGAACACTTGCCATGATGGGCTTAGCCCTCACGGTCGCTGGCACTGATTCCCTCTTGCTTCGTCAAGCGACGGCTGTAGCGGCGACCAACGGTGTGATGCCCCAGCTCTTCGACAACGAAGCTGAAGCCCCCGCTCGCACTCTCTCCTCTCAAGAAATTCACCGTGTTCAACCAGGTGAAACGCTTTGGTCAATCGCGCGGGCCCATGGTTTGACGGTCGCTCAGTTACTGACCTACAACCAACTAACCGAAGGCACTACCCTTCGCGTCGATCAGGTCCTCAATCTGCAGCCCAAGGCTGTTGAGCCTGCGCCGATCGCAACGGCAGCCCCCTTGGTTCAAGACCCAGTTCAGCAGCACCTCTTGGCTCTTGCGGGAGATAGCCGCTTGCCATCTCCGGCGGCTGAGCGATCGGTAGAGCCGATTTCGAGCGTGCCGCCCCAGGCGACTCCGACTCTGCCTCGCCCTGTTACCGCAGAAGCACCTGTCATTCAGCCCCGCTCCCTAGCACCTGCTGCAGTCGCCATCCGTCCCCTCAGCCCAGCGACTGAGCTCTCCCCAGAGCCCCAGGCTTACACGGTGCAGCCTGGTGACTCACTCAGTCGGATTGCGACTCGGTTTGGCTTGGACTTGCAGGATTTGCTTCAGGTCAATCGCCTCAGCAATCCCAACCTGATTTTTGTGGGCCAGCGCTTAACCATCCCCCCAGCGGGTCAGGCTAGATTGGCTCCCGTTGCTACCCTGCCGCCGCTGCTGCGCCAACAGGTGACGGAAGATACGTCTAGCCGAATTGCCGCTAATCTTGGCTCTGGGCTTAATGCCGAATTGACCATCGAGAGTTTATCTTCGCCGCCGCCCAGCAACCTGAAGAGCTTGGATATTACGGCTCAGACCTCGTTCTCTGGCCCATCGCTTTCTTCATCGCGATCGCTGACGCCCGCCCTGCCTTCGGCAACGCCGTTCAAGCCCCAACAGCCTGAGCCGGATAAAGTCGCTGTCGCCCCCCTCGGTTCCGAAAACTACGAGCCGCTCCTTGCCTCGCTGCTCAAAACAGCTGTCGCCCCCGAATTGCCTAGCCTCAACTCGGATGAGCTTTTGCCGGGAGGCGGCGATCGCTTCGCGGGTTACATTTGGCCCGCACGGGGTATCCTTTCTTCGGGTTATGGCTGGCGCTGGGGCCGTATGCACCGTGGCATTGACATCGCTGGGCCGGTAGGAACGCCGATTCTGGCCGCAGCACCTGGGGTAGTGGTCACGGCAGGTTGGAACTCCGGAGGCTACGGCAACTTGGTTGAAATCCAACACCCCAATGGCAGCCTGACGCTCTATGCTCACAACAACCGTATCTTGGTGCGTCCAGGTGAGCGTGTCCAGCAGGGTCAAATCGTCGCTGAAATGGGTAGTACTGGCCGCAGCACTGGCCCGCACCTGCACTTCGAAGTGCATCCGCGTGGGAATGGCGCAGTCAACCCGATCGCCTATCTCCCTTCTCGCTAG
- a CDS encoding methyltransferase domain-containing protein: protein MPMSPLWLLLVLPVSLLAIYLLTPRRYQSSDSVAQAYDSWTQDGILEFYWGEHIHLGHYGNPLRRKDFRAAKADFVHEMVRWGNLDRLPAGTTVLDVGCGIGGSSRILARDYHFDVTGITISPGQVQRARSLTPDGVTAQFKVDDALNLSFPDASFDVVWCIEAGPHMPDKALFAKELLRVLKPGGTLVVADWNQRDTRRRSLQGWERWVMRQLLDQWAHPEFASIEGFSELLEATGWVDGAVTTADWTRETLPSWLDSIWQGILRPAGLVRFGFSGLIKSLREVPTLILMRIAFGQGLCRFGMFRATRA, encoded by the coding sequence ATGCCCATGTCTCCTCTTTGGCTGTTGCTGGTGTTGCCGGTTAGTCTGCTCGCCATTTACCTCCTCACTCCTCGTCGCTACCAGTCTTCCGACTCAGTGGCGCAGGCCTACGACAGCTGGACACAGGACGGCATCCTGGAGTTTTACTGGGGCGAGCACATTCACCTCGGGCACTACGGCAATCCGCTGCGCCGCAAAGATTTTCGGGCAGCCAAAGCAGATTTTGTTCATGAAATGGTGCGCTGGGGTAACCTCGATCGCCTGCCAGCGGGCACCACAGTCTTGGATGTGGGTTGCGGCATTGGCGGAAGCAGCCGGATTCTGGCGCGGGACTACCACTTTGATGTCACTGGCATCACGATCAGTCCGGGGCAAGTTCAGCGGGCGCGATCGCTGACGCCAGACGGAGTGACAGCGCAATTCAAAGTCGATGACGCCCTCAATCTCTCGTTTCCTGACGCCAGCTTTGATGTGGTCTGGTGCATTGAGGCAGGGCCTCACATGCCCGATAAAGCCCTGTTCGCTAAAGAATTGCTGCGGGTGCTCAAACCCGGTGGCACGCTGGTCGTGGCTGACTGGAATCAACGCGATACCCGCCGGCGATCGCTCCAAGGTTGGGAGCGCTGGGTGATGCGCCAGCTCTTAGATCAGTGGGCTCACCCAGAATTTGCCAGCATCGAAGGCTTCAGTGAACTGTTAGAAGCGACAGGCTGGGTTGATGGTGCGGTCACAACAGCGGATTGGACTCGCGAAACCCTGCCCTCTTGGCTGGATTCGATCTGGCAGGGTATCCTCCGCCCGGCTGGCCTCGTTCGCTTTGGCTTCTCGGGGCTGATCAAATCACTGCGCGAAGTTCCGACCCTGATCCTGATGCGAATCGCCTTTGGTCAAGGGCTCTGCCGCTTCGGGATGTTCCGAGCGACTCGCGCCTAG
- a CDS encoding TetR/AcrR family transcriptional regulator: MAIAPIPSPSEVATRKRILEAAQHLFAAQGYEATTTRDLAQAAGVAEGTLFRHFAAKKAILIALMRQGWRQLLEDLLDELSGLSDRRALGSWLQHHWQASVQHRELLRICMLELQFHPELRSLFEVEILTTMEEVLEAFCQTAIAQGLYRNLPCRPLARLLLNLFLLVEMLPLSPLPDGDSEAQIACLAEVIEHGLVLST; this comes from the coding sequence ATGGCGATTGCACCAATTCCGTCGCCTTCTGAGGTGGCTACGCGCAAACGGATCCTCGAAGCCGCCCAGCATCTCTTTGCGGCCCAAGGCTATGAAGCGACAACGACGCGTGATTTGGCTCAGGCAGCAGGGGTGGCTGAGGGGACGCTATTTCGGCACTTTGCAGCCAAAAAAGCGATCTTGATTGCTTTGATGCGCCAAGGCTGGCGACAGTTACTCGAAGACCTGTTGGATGAGCTGAGTGGGCTGAGCGATCGCCGTGCCCTAGGCAGCTGGCTGCAGCACCATTGGCAGGCGTCTGTCCAGCACCGAGAGCTGTTGCGAATCTGCATGCTGGAACTGCAATTTCATCCAGAGCTGCGATCGCTATTTGAGGTTGAAATTCTGACGACGATGGAGGAAGTGCTCGAAGCATTCTGCCAAACCGCGATCGCCCAAGGACTGTACCGCAATCTTCCCTGCCGCCCCCTAGCGCGACTGCTGCTTAACCTCTTCCTGCTGGTGGAAATGCTGCCGCTAAGTCCGCTGCCCGACGGAGATTCAGAGGCGCAAATCGCCTGTCTGGCCGAAGTCATTGAACACGGCCTCGTCTTGTCGACTTGA
- the menB gene encoding 1,4-dihydroxy-2-naphthoyl-CoA synthase: protein MAQVQWQSVREYEDIRYEKCAEGIAKITINRPHKRNAFRPKTVVELYDAFCDAREDIAIGVILLTGAGPHTDGRYAFCAGGDQSVRGAGGYIDEEGLPRLNVLDLQRLIRTIPKVVIALVAGYAIGGGHVLHILCDLTIAADNAVFGQTGPKVGSFDGGFGASYLARLVGQKKAREIWFLCRQYGAKEALQMGLVNTVVPVEELEAEGIRWALEILEKSPIAIRCLKAAFNAELDGMAGIQELAGHATHLYYLTEEGSEGKQAFHEKRSPDFRQYPWLP from the coding sequence GTGGCGCAGGTTCAATGGCAGTCGGTGCGGGAGTACGAGGATATTCGCTACGAGAAATGTGCCGAAGGTATCGCCAAGATCACCATCAACCGCCCTCACAAGCGCAATGCCTTCCGCCCCAAAACGGTGGTTGAGCTGTACGACGCCTTTTGCGATGCCCGCGAGGACATTGCGATCGGTGTGATTTTGCTGACAGGCGCAGGGCCGCACACGGATGGTCGCTATGCCTTTTGTGCCGGGGGTGATCAGTCGGTGCGGGGCGCCGGCGGCTACATCGATGAAGAAGGCTTGCCGCGTCTGAATGTGCTCGACCTCCAGCGGTTGATTCGCACCATTCCCAAGGTAGTGATCGCGCTAGTAGCCGGCTACGCGATCGGCGGTGGCCATGTTCTCCACATCCTCTGCGACCTGACGATTGCAGCCGACAACGCTGTCTTCGGCCAAACGGGGCCCAAGGTCGGTAGTTTTGATGGTGGCTTTGGGGCGAGTTACCTAGCGCGGCTAGTCGGTCAGAAGAAAGCGCGGGAAATTTGGTTCCTCTGTCGCCAGTACGGTGCCAAAGAGGCGCTGCAGATGGGTTTGGTTAATACTGTGGTGCCTGTTGAGGAACTAGAAGCGGAAGGGATTCGTTGGGCGTTAGAGATTCTAGAGAAAAGCCCGATCGCGATTCGCTGTCTTAAGGCCGCCTTCAATGCCGAGTTGGACGGTATGGCAGGCATTCAAGAACTGGCCGGCCACGCCACACATCTTTATTACCTGACGGAAGAAGGGAGCGAAGGCAAGCAGGCCTTTCACGAAAAGCGATCGCCCGACTTTCGGCAATATCCTTGGTTGCCCTAG